The following are encoded in a window of Zymoseptoria tritici IPO323 chromosome 4, whole genome shotgun sequence genomic DNA:
- the MgSte20 gene encoding p21-activated protein kinase (p21-activated protein kinae), translated as MRSPRQRYSDEAKDSKSGKKKSGFSSFMNNLVGAPRKPTISAPENPVHVTHVGYDQETGEFTGLPKEWQRTLQANGITEQEQRKNPQAIIDVVTFFNENAGDTGSDDYTYHKFDNAHPHDSPQSLGPQGYNQNGASPGGYIGSPPASPRFPKNGQESFENPRAPPPVPGGMSQGLGMPPSRAVSQSNGGMLPLRPAPKPPGSQSASLVPQRAAPPAPNAQREYPRTDDGLPAVRYAPPTINDVSSNSNSPQSRSRANTGPSQQYQPQAPVSSPQQYQHQQEQAMKAAQQQMKQTTLERSQSQRQQPNPGFQPPITNLPPLNESRQVPHPAAVDPRLGPAPRPRQRPRQSITNAEVVTRLQNICNAADPTKKYRNLIKIGQGASGGVYTAYELGTNKCVAIKQMNLEQQPKKDLIINEILVMKDSKHKNVVNFMDSFLVKGDLWVVMEYMEGGSLTDVVTFNMMSEGQISAVCRETLHGLQFLHSKGVIHRDIKSDNILLSMEGSIKLTDFGFCAQINESHMKRTTMVGTPYWMAPEVVTRKEYGRKIDIWSLGIMAIEMIEGEPPYLTESPLRALYLIATNGTPAIKEEHNLTPVFRDFLAFALKVDPEKRASAHDLLKHAFIQTAEPLATLAPLVKAARLARIEERKNKGN; from the exons ATGCGGAGTCCGCGACAGAGATACAGCGATGAGGCCAAGGATAGCAAGagtgggaagaagaagagtggATTTTCGAGCTTCATGAATAATCTCGTTGGTGCGCCGCGGAAGCCAACAATCTCAGCTCCGGAGAACCCTGTGCATGTGACGCATGTTGGCTATGATCAGGAGACTGGAGAGTTCACG GGTCTACCCAAAGAGTGGCAGAGAACACTGCAAGCCAATGGCATCACCGAGCAGGAGCAGAGGAAGAACCCACAGGCTATCATCGACGTTGTGACATTCTTCAACGAGAACGCTGGAGACACAGGGAGCGATGACTACACATATCACAAATTCGACAATGCACATCCGCATGATAGCCCACAGTCGCTGGGTCCTCAAGGATATAATCAGAACGGCGCCAGTCCTGGCGGGTATATTGGAAGCCCACCGGCTAGTCCGCGATTCCCTAAGAATGGCCAAGAAAGCTTCGAAAACCCCAGAGCGCCGCCACCAGTACCGGGTGGTATGAGCCAGGGTCTTGGCAtgcctccttctcgtgcCGTTTCCCAGTCCAACGGTGGCATGCTGCCCTTGCGACCAGCGCCGAAACCGCCAGGAAGTCAATCAGCGAGCCTCGTACCGCAAAGAGCTGCACCGCCCGCTCCAAATGCTCAACGTGAGTATCCGCGAACTGATGATGGACTGCCTGCAGTGAGATACGCGCCTCCTACGATCAATGATGTCTCGTCCAACTCAAATTCGCCACAGTCGCGCAGTCGCGCAAACACTGGACCATCACAGCAATATCAACCTCAAGCTCCCGTATCGTCGCCACAGCAATATCAACACCAGCAGGAGCAGGCTATGAAAGCTGCTCAGCAGCAGATGAAGCAGACGACACTAGAGAGGTCGCAATCCCAGAGGCAACAACCAAATCCTGGATTCCAGCCGCCGATCACGAACCTCCCACCTCTGAACGAATCTCGACAAGTGCCGCATCCCGCAGCAGTGGATCCTCGATTGGGACCAGCACCGCGACCCAGACAGCGACCTCGCCAATCAATCACCAATGCAGAGGTTGTCACACGGCTTCAGAACATTTGCAACGCAGCAGACCCGACGAAAAAGTATCGTAACCTGATCAAGATCGGACAGGGCGCTTCAGGAGGTGTCTACACGGCCTACGAGTTGGGCACCAACAAGTGTGTAGCGATCAAGCAGATGAATCTGGAACAACAACCGAAGAAGGATCTGATCATCAACGAGATTCTGGTCATGAAGGACAGCAAGCATAAGAATGTGGTCAACTTCATGGACAGCTTCCTCGTCAAGGGCGACCTTTGGGTGGTGATGGAGTACATGGAGGGTGGCAGCTTGACGGATGTTGTCACATTCAACATGATGTCCGAGGGACAAATATCGGCCGTCTGCCGCGAGACACTCCACGGACTGCAATTCCTGCACTCGAAAGGCGTGATTCACCGCGACATCAAATCGGACAACATCCTGCTATCGATGGAAGGCAGCATCAAATTGACCGATTTTGGCTTCTGTGCACAGATCAATGAGTCGCACATGAAGCGCACGACCATGGTCGGAACACCCTACTGGATGGCTCCGGAAGTTGTGACGCGAAAAGAGTACGGACGAAAAATCGACATCTGGTCCTTGGGTATCATGGCGATCGAGATGATTGAGGGTGAGCCTCCTTATCTGACCGAATCGCCACTGCGCGCGCTCTACTTGATCGCCACGAATGGAACGCCCGCAATCAAGGAAGAGCACAATTTGACGCCTGTGTTCCGAGACTTTCTGGCGTTTGCGCTGAAGGTCGACCCGGAGAAGAGAGCGTCGGCGCATGATTTGTTGAAG CACGCGTTCATCCAGACCGCTGAGCCGCTGGCCACTCTCGCACCGCTCGTCAAAGCAGCTCGCCTTGCTAGAATTGAAGAGCGGAAAAACAAGGGGAACTGA